From a single Planococcus shenhongbingii genomic region:
- a CDS encoding cation diffusion facilitator family transporter, with translation MGHDHGHDHTHGANKKVLIISFAIITTYMVIEAIGGWLTNSLALLADAGHMLSDSISMGVAILAFTLGERVADYSKTYGYKRFEILAAVFNGVTLVGISVYIFYEAYHRFANPPEVASTGMLIIAAIGLLVNVLVAWLLMRGGDTKENLNVRAAFLHVLGDLLGSVGAVAAALLIMFFNWGWADPLASVIVAVLILFSGWRVTKDAVHILMEGTPKNMDLDDIIDTMENVEGIESIHDLHVWCITSGQNALSCHAVVDGNLSVGASQEILRNVEHELGHKGIGHVTIQMENNDHPHENDLLCQNDGESVGHRHEH, from the coding sequence GTGGGGCACGATCATGGACATGACCACACGCATGGGGCCAATAAAAAGGTCTTGATCATCAGTTTTGCCATCATCACGACTTATATGGTGATTGAAGCAATCGGGGGATGGTTGACGAATAGCTTAGCGCTATTGGCGGATGCCGGGCATATGCTGAGTGATTCCATTTCGATGGGCGTCGCGATATTGGCGTTTACGTTAGGCGAAAGAGTGGCCGACTACAGCAAGACGTATGGCTACAAACGGTTTGAAATACTGGCGGCGGTTTTCAACGGCGTGACGCTTGTGGGGATTTCCGTTTACATTTTCTACGAAGCGTATCACCGGTTTGCGAATCCGCCTGAAGTTGCGTCTACCGGCATGCTGATCATCGCGGCGATCGGTTTACTTGTCAATGTCCTGGTCGCGTGGCTGCTGATGCGCGGAGGCGATACGAAGGAAAACTTGAATGTGCGGGCAGCGTTTCTCCACGTGCTCGGCGATCTGCTCGGTTCAGTCGGAGCGGTTGCAGCGGCATTGCTCATCATGTTTTTCAATTGGGGCTGGGCCGATCCCTTGGCAAGCGTCATTGTGGCCGTCCTGATTCTGTTCAGCGGCTGGCGTGTCACGAAAGACGCTGTTCATATCTTAATGGAAGGCACACCGAAAAATATGGATTTGGACGACATCATCGATACAATGGAAAACGTGGAAGGCATTGAAAGCATCCACGATTTGCATGTCTGGTGCATCACGAGCGGCCAGAATGCGCTTTCCTGCCATGCCGTCGTCGATGGCAATCTGTCTGTCGGGGCCAGCCAGGAAATTTTGCGGAATGTCGAGCATGAACTTGGGCATAAAGGGATTGGGCATGTCACCATCCAGATGGAAAATAACGACCATCCGCATGAAAATGATCTGCTGTGCCAAAATGACGGAGAGTCAGTAGGTCACCGGCATGAGCATTGA
- a CDS encoding sensor histidine kinase: MKTLYRQFIVATLFILALSILIGFTLANVFYLSVTKEDTIEQNIGIAEEVTATLNMVPHSDNNFDHYLEAVANLGYQIAVVDSNGRKKFYGKAFEDTTLPEKAQRAISDGERYTGLDDFSNQIFMIAHFTNKLHNTVGVPFTYDDERYGLFIRPDTKLLATDIHSVLIGFVGAIGVVSILGMVWMARQLTRPIVQLTEATQYIARENYSYPLEIKRNDEIGQLSESFNLMQIQLQHNDLARKSFISNVSHDFQSPLMNIQGYADLLKSPDLPDSDRLAYTSIIDQEAKRLSSLTRQLLLLTSLDQGAYPMKTAEFRLDESLKSVVRKYRWRLEEEDIDISYKLSPAVFRGDPELLENVWDNLLTNAIKYNKPGGSIEIGLSASGGGVAVMFKDSGIGIAEDAIPQLFDRFYRVDAARKTDGTGLGLSIVQQIVSLHQGEIRVDSQVGTGSEFTITFPVPEAIR, translated from the coding sequence ATGAAAACCTTGTACCGGCAGTTTATCGTTGCCACGCTGTTCATTTTAGCGCTTTCCATTTTGATCGGCTTTACGCTGGCCAATGTCTTCTACCTGAGCGTTACGAAAGAAGATACCATCGAACAGAATATTGGCATTGCCGAGGAAGTCACCGCAACGCTGAACATGGTTCCCCATTCCGACAACAACTTCGACCATTACTTGGAAGCTGTCGCCAATCTCGGCTATCAGATTGCGGTAGTCGACAGCAATGGCCGGAAAAAGTTTTACGGCAAAGCGTTTGAAGACACCACGCTGCCTGAAAAAGCGCAGCGCGCCATAAGTGACGGCGAACGGTATACGGGCCTGGATGATTTTTCGAACCAGATTTTCATGATTGCCCATTTTACCAATAAGCTGCACAATACGGTCGGCGTGCCGTTCACGTATGACGATGAGCGGTACGGGCTGTTTATCCGGCCGGATACCAAGCTGTTGGCGACGGATATCCATTCCGTGTTGATCGGCTTTGTCGGGGCAATCGGAGTCGTCAGCATTCTCGGCATGGTGTGGATGGCCCGCCAACTGACGCGTCCGATTGTCCAGCTGACGGAAGCGACCCAATACATCGCCCGTGAAAACTACAGCTATCCGCTCGAAATCAAGCGCAATGACGAAATCGGCCAGCTGTCGGAAAGCTTCAACTTGATGCAGATCCAGCTGCAGCACAACGACTTGGCGCGGAAATCGTTCATCAGCAACGTGTCGCATGACTTCCAGTCGCCGCTGATGAACATCCAGGGCTACGCCGATTTATTGAAATCGCCGGATTTGCCGGACAGCGACCGCCTGGCCTATACGTCGATCATCGACCAGGAAGCGAAGCGGCTGTCGAGTCTGACGCGCCAATTGCTTCTATTGACGTCGCTCGACCAAGGTGCGTATCCGATGAAAACGGCCGAGTTCCGGCTCGATGAAAGCTTGAAAAGCGTCGTCCGGAAATACCGCTGGCGGCTGGAAGAGGAAGACATCGACATTTCCTATAAGCTGTCGCCGGCCGTTTTCCGCGGCGATCCGGAACTGCTCGAAAATGTCTGGGACAACCTGCTGACGAACGCCATCAAGTATAATAAACCTGGAGGCAGCATTGAAATCGGTTTGAGTGCTTCTGGTGGAGGAGTTGCTGTTATGTTTAAAGACAGCGGCATTGGCATCGCGGAAGATGCCATCCCGCAATTATTCGACCGCTTTTACCGGGTCGATGCCGCCCGCAAAACAGACGGCACCGGACTTGGCCTGTCCATCGTTCAGCAGATTGTGTCGCTGCACCAAGGAGAAATCCGGGTCGACAGCCAAGTTGGCACAGGAAGTGAATTCACCATCACTTTCCCGGTGCCGGAAGCAATACGATAA
- a CDS encoding response regulator transcription factor, with protein MKILVVDDDFYIQQLVAIHLGREGYTVFKASDAEQALMLLEEETVDLAIVDVMMPGMDGFELTRLLTQDLDVPVILLTAKGQLEDKEKGFLSGTEDYMVKPFEPKELLFRVAVVLRRFERSIQEILHAGNLSINRRNFEVAINNETLILPLKEFELLSLLASRANMATPRSLLLEHVWGEDNQSSEMTLNTHINRIRDRLKRYGANVEIHTLRGIGYKLEAPK; from the coding sequence ATGAAAATACTCGTCGTAGATGACGATTTCTATATTCAGCAGCTCGTGGCCATCCACCTTGGCCGAGAAGGCTATACCGTGTTCAAAGCCAGTGACGCGGAACAGGCGCTGATGCTGCTTGAAGAAGAAACCGTTGATCTGGCGATTGTCGATGTCATGATGCCCGGCATGGACGGCTTTGAACTGACCCGCCTCCTGACGCAGGACCTCGACGTCCCGGTGATTCTGCTGACCGCGAAAGGCCAGCTGGAAGACAAGGAAAAAGGCTTTTTGTCGGGAACGGAAGATTATATGGTCAAGCCGTTCGAGCCGAAGGAACTCTTATTCCGGGTGGCGGTGGTGCTGCGGCGTTTCGAGCGTTCGATCCAGGAAATCCTGCACGCCGGCAATTTGTCGATCAACCGCCGGAATTTCGAAGTGGCGATCAACAATGAAACCTTGATCTTGCCGCTAAAGGAATTTGAATTGCTGTCGCTGTTGGCATCGCGGGCGAATATGGCGACGCCCCGCTCTTTGCTGCTGGAGCATGTCTGGGGCGAAGACAACCAAAGCAGCGAAATGACGCTGAATACCCATATCAACCGCATTCGCGACCGCCTGAAACGCTACGGCGCGAATGTTGAAATCCATACGCTGCGCGGCATCGGCTATAAACTTGAGGCGCCTAAATGA
- the guaD gene encoding guanine deaminase, whose amino-acid sequence MAKVIKGTGFSSVTQQEIEMLEDHLFCINEDGFIAQRISPKQEEYEEVLQQARKEEQLIELKEGQYLLPGFIDLHIHAPQWAQSGTALDLPLYEWLNAHTFPLEAKFSDTAFAHKTYHHLVDTLLESGTTTALYFATIHEEASYILAQICAEKGQRGLIGKVVMDDPEQNPDYYRDASAKEALEGTERFIQRVKELNAGTKQGVYPVVTPRFVPSCTDSVLEGLGKIAAAHDVHVTSHCSESDWAHDHVKERFGINDSQVLKGFGLLTDKAVMAHSNFLSDEDARTYQEQGTAIAHCPVSNAYFANSVIPIKHFSDMGVEVGLGTDLSGGFDPSVYSAIRQAVMSSRMLEDGVDPQKEAASRGRAHSRITVKEAFYFATAGGGESVSLPIGRLAEGYAFDAQIVDTGIEDASMPIFDGMDTLDDIFEKLLYLTQRRNIVSVFVHGRQVK is encoded by the coding sequence ATGGCAAAAGTAATTAAAGGAACCGGCTTTTCAAGCGTCACTCAACAGGAAATCGAGATGTTGGAAGACCATCTTTTCTGCATAAACGAAGACGGCTTTATTGCCCAGCGTATTTCCCCGAAACAAGAGGAATACGAAGAGGTGCTGCAACAAGCGCGCAAAGAAGAGCAGCTGATTGAACTCAAAGAAGGCCAATACTTGCTGCCGGGCTTTATCGATTTGCACATCCATGCACCGCAATGGGCGCAGAGCGGCACCGCACTCGACTTGCCGCTGTATGAATGGCTCAATGCCCATACATTCCCACTGGAAGCGAAGTTTTCGGACACAGCTTTCGCGCACAAAACCTATCATCATTTGGTGGATACCTTGCTGGAAAGCGGCACGACAACCGCTCTTTACTTTGCGACGATCCATGAAGAAGCGAGTTATATCCTGGCACAGATCTGCGCGGAAAAAGGGCAGCGCGGCCTAATCGGGAAAGTGGTGATGGACGACCCCGAGCAAAATCCGGACTATTACCGCGATGCCAGTGCCAAAGAGGCGCTTGAAGGCACGGAGCGTTTCATCCAACGAGTGAAAGAACTGAACGCCGGTACAAAGCAGGGCGTCTATCCGGTAGTAACACCGCGTTTTGTGCCGAGCTGTACGGACAGCGTGCTGGAAGGCCTCGGGAAAATTGCCGCTGCCCATGACGTGCACGTCACTTCGCATTGCAGCGAGAGCGACTGGGCGCACGACCATGTAAAAGAGCGCTTCGGCATAAACGACTCCCAAGTCTTGAAAGGCTTCGGTTTGTTGACCGACAAAGCGGTGATGGCGCATTCCAATTTCCTGAGCGATGAAGATGCCAGGACTTATCAAGAACAAGGAACAGCCATTGCCCATTGTCCGGTGTCCAATGCCTATTTTGCCAATAGCGTCATCCCGATCAAGCATTTCTCGGACATGGGCGTGGAAGTCGGGCTTGGCACAGATCTGTCGGGCGGCTTTGATCCGAGCGTCTATTCAGCGATCCGGCAAGCCGTCATGTCTTCCCGCATGCTGGAAGACGGCGTCGACCCGCAAAAAGAAGCGGCATCCCGCGGCCGGGCCCATTCGCGCATCACTGTCAAAGAAGCGTTTTATTTTGCTACAGCGGGAGGCGGCGAAAGCGTCAGCCTTCCCATCGGCCGGCTGGCAGAAGGGTACGCCTTTGATGCGCAAATCGTCGACACGGGGATAGAAGATGCCTCGATGCCGATTTTCGACGGAATGGATACACTGGATGACATTTTCGAAAAGCTGCTGTATTTGACGCAGCGCCGGAACATTGTCTCGGTATTCGTCCACGGACGACAAGTGAAATAA
- a CDS encoding MMPL family transporter, which yields MNKLLNPLTDWVSTKRGMWITIIAWIVLAIGLTFGPTLNDYKVANFQSLPDDAQSIIADQKLKEYFPDDQGTPGILVFHNDEGEVKLAEVQEIMAGIAAADIEGVDSIVDISQLPPPALQGFYSEDKTTMIVPMTLEAGLGSADFAEINDEASEIGRDIAADFDSMQFYITGPAGIAGDTVKLFEQADFVLLIATVLIILVLLIVIYRSPLLAIIPLLATGIVYQVVNQALAFMGAGGLELTSQTTSIMSILLFAAVIDYSLFVFSRYREELNHFESKYEAMKYAMRATGEPVFFAGGTVLAAMLVLFFADFRDYANFAPTFGMAVFVIMIASITLIPALFTLFGRKAFWPKVPKYGDAENVKHGIWGPVAKFVVNKPLLSGGLVAILMLVSALNVLNLDFEFDTVKSFPDDMPSRVGYEIVEEKFEKGDIAPSSLLVVSNEPIAEQAAADLSEQLTSYDEIASARLSNRTDDGQALEFNLALSINPYSTEALDFVKQLRDDSGALLEQAAIDGETHFGGITPKLVDERDVNNQDIYKIVILETLLILVLLFALTRSWKMPIYMMATILFSYLSALGLGIFLIDVLFGFEAISTRVPVYAFVFLVALGIDYNIILISRFMEERRSRKVKDALEIAISHTGGVISSAGIILAATFAALTTMPIADLFIFGFMVSIGILIDTFLVRGMLLPALILFFEKD from the coding sequence ATGAACAAACTACTGAACCCGCTCACTGACTGGGTCTCCACAAAACGCGGCATGTGGATCACCATCATCGCCTGGATCGTCCTGGCGATTGGTCTGACATTCGGGCCGACACTGAACGATTACAAAGTGGCCAACTTCCAGTCGCTTCCCGATGACGCCCAGTCGATCATCGCGGACCAGAAACTAAAAGAGTATTTCCCGGACGACCAAGGGACGCCCGGCATCCTCGTCTTCCATAACGATGAAGGTGAGGTGAAGCTGGCAGAAGTCCAGGAAATCATGGCCGGCATTGCGGCAGCCGATATTGAAGGCGTCGACTCGATCGTCGACATCAGCCAATTGCCGCCGCCCGCCCTTCAAGGCTTCTATTCCGAAGACAAAACGACGATGATCGTGCCGATGACTTTGGAAGCAGGTCTTGGCAGCGCTGACTTCGCCGAGATTAACGACGAAGCTTCCGAAATCGGCCGCGATATCGCCGCCGATTTTGACAGTATGCAGTTCTACATCACGGGACCTGCCGGAATTGCCGGTGACACCGTGAAGCTGTTCGAACAAGCGGACTTTGTCTTATTGATTGCGACCGTCTTGATTATCCTAGTGCTGCTGATTGTCATTTACCGCTCACCGCTGCTCGCAATCATCCCGCTGCTTGCGACCGGCATCGTCTATCAAGTGGTCAACCAGGCTCTCGCCTTTATGGGTGCCGGCGGCTTGGAGCTGACCAGCCAGACGACATCGATCATGAGTATTTTATTGTTCGCAGCAGTCATCGATTACTCGCTGTTCGTGTTCTCCCGCTACCGCGAGGAACTGAACCATTTTGAGAGCAAATACGAAGCGATGAAATATGCCATGCGCGCGACCGGCGAACCGGTATTCTTTGCCGGCGGTACGGTGCTGGCGGCGATGCTCGTGCTGTTCTTTGCGGATTTCCGTGACTACGCGAACTTCGCGCCGACGTTCGGCATGGCGGTGTTCGTCATCATGATTGCATCGATCACGCTGATTCCGGCACTGTTCACGTTATTCGGCCGCAAAGCATTCTGGCCGAAAGTGCCGAAATACGGCGATGCGGAAAATGTGAAACACGGCATCTGGGGACCGGTGGCAAAATTTGTCGTCAACAAGCCGCTTCTATCCGGCGGATTGGTAGCCATCTTGATGCTCGTGTCGGCGCTGAACGTGCTGAACCTCGACTTTGAATTTGATACAGTGAAATCTTTCCCGGACGATATGCCGTCGCGCGTCGGCTATGAAATCGTCGAAGAGAAATTCGAAAAAGGCGACATCGCCCCTTCTTCCCTATTGGTCGTCAGCAATGAGCCGATTGCCGAACAAGCGGCGGCCGATCTGTCTGAACAGCTTACTTCTTATGATGAAATCGCTTCTGCCCGTTTGTCCAACCGGACTGATGACGGCCAGGCTTTGGAATTTAACTTGGCGTTGTCGATCAATCCGTATTCCACCGAAGCCCTGGATTTCGTGAAGCAATTGCGGGATGACAGCGGAGCGTTGCTTGAACAAGCAGCGATTGACGGCGAAACGCATTTTGGCGGCATCACGCCGAAACTCGTCGATGAACGCGACGTCAACAACCAGGACATCTACAAGATTGTGATACTGGAAACGTTATTGATTCTCGTGCTGCTGTTCGCATTGACGCGTTCATGGAAAATGCCGATTTACATGATGGCGACGATTTTATTCTCTTACCTTTCGGCGCTTGGCCTCGGGATTTTCCTCATTGATGTGCTATTCGGCTTTGAAGCGATCAGTACGCGGGTGCCGGTCTATGCGTTCGTGTTCCTGGTGGCGCTTGGCATCGACTACAACATCATCCTGATTTCGCGCTTTATGGAAGAACGGCGTTCGCGGAAAGTGAAAGACGCGCTCGAAATTGCCATCAGCCATACCGGCGGCGTGATTTCTTCTGCCGGCATCATCCTGGCAGCGACGTTTGCGGCACTCACCACCATGCCGATCGCCGATTTATTCATCTTCGGCTTTATGGTGTCGATCGGCATTTTGATCGATACGTTCCTGGTACGCGGCATGCTGCTGCCGGCGCTGATTTTGTTTTTTGAAAAAGATTAA
- a CDS encoding ArsR/SmtB family transcription factor: MEQHKENVALKTSNDLDEETLFVVSQTFKALGDPTRIRILNLLFEGEYAVNDIAETLQLKQSTVSHQLRFLKNLRLVKFRREGTTLFYSHDDDHVMSVLKLAIEHACHN, from the coding sequence ATGGAACAACATAAAGAAAATGTAGCGCTAAAAACCAGCAACGATTTGGACGAGGAAACTTTATTTGTCGTATCGCAGACGTTCAAGGCATTGGGTGATCCGACGAGAATCCGAATCCTTAATTTGCTGTTTGAAGGGGAATATGCCGTCAATGATATTGCCGAGACGCTGCAGCTGAAACAGTCCACGGTATCGCATCAGCTCCGGTTCCTGAAAAATCTGCGCTTGGTGAAATTCCGGAGAGAAGGCACGACTTTGTTTTATTCCCATGATGATGATCATGTGATGAGTGTGCTGAAACTGGCCATCGAACACGCCTGCCACAATTGA
- a CDS encoding type 1 glutamine amidotransferase family protein translates to MELEKVLFVVLDEYADWEAASLAAALNEKPEQSEQKYEVKTVSLSKDPVSSIGGFRVVADYTVDEVGDDFAGLVLIGGNSWRKEESKAVQQLVQKALDGNKVLGAICDATVFLGMNGVLNHIRHTSNHLPELQDVAGENYTNEARYVEQQAVRDGNIITANGSAYLEFGKEVMTALESAPQPEIDEWYEFFKSGYYEFIKNR, encoded by the coding sequence ATGGAGCTAGAGAAAGTGTTGTTTGTGGTGCTGGACGAGTATGCGGATTGGGAAGCGGCATCACTCGCTGCGGCGTTGAATGAGAAGCCGGAGCAGAGCGAGCAGAAGTATGAAGTGAAGACGGTGTCGCTCAGCAAGGATCCGGTGAGTTCGATTGGCGGTTTCCGGGTGGTGGCGGATTATACGGTGGATGAAGTGGGCGATGATTTTGCGGGACTGGTGCTGATCGGCGGAAATTCGTGGCGGAAAGAAGAAAGCAAAGCGGTTCAGCAGCTGGTGCAAAAAGCGCTGGATGGCAATAAAGTCCTCGGTGCAATTTGCGATGCCACGGTCTTTCTTGGGATGAACGGCGTCTTGAATCATATCCGGCATACAAGCAATCATTTGCCTGAACTGCAGGACGTGGCGGGAGAGAATTATACGAATGAAGCGCGCTACGTGGAGCAGCAGGCAGTGCGCGATGGCAATATCATCACCGCCAACGGTTCTGCGTATCTGGAATTCGGAAAAGAAGTGATGACGGCACTCGAGTCGGCGCCTCAGCCGGAGATTGATGAGTGGTACGAATTTTTCAAGAGCGGGTATTATGAGTTTATCAAAAACCGATGA